The following nucleotide sequence is from Pseudomonas sp. RC10.
CACCGCATTGACCTTGCCCCTTTTCGACGGTGGCCGTCGACAGGCCGACCTCGACACGGCCCGCGCCCAGTATGAAGAAGACGTCGCCCGCTACCGCGAACAGGTGCTGATCGCGTTTCGGGAAGTGGAGGACAGCTTGTCCGACCTTCGGTTGCTGGGAGAGCAGACTCGGGACCAAAGCACAGCCGTCAGCGCCTCGCAGCGCACCGAGCGGCTGTCGAAAAAACAGTACGAGGAAGGGCAGATCAGCTACCTGGATGTCATCGATGCGCAACGTCAAGTGTTGCAGACCGAGCTGCAACTGAGCCGCCTGACCGGTGTTCAAGCAGCGGCAACGGTGAATCTGGTCCGCGCACTCGGTGGTGGTTGGGAGCGAGGCGGTGAGAGTCAGGTGGTGAGAGCAAGGTGATGAGAGCAAGGTGATGAGGAGCGAAGCACGCTGAACCGGTCTGCGACCGACGCTCCTCCCGTGCGGTGAAGGGACTTAGCGGTTATGCCGCAAAATCGAGAAATTCAGCGAAGCCGCCACACTCAGCCAGATGAGATAGGGGAACAAAATCAGCCCGGTGATCAGGTCCACCGGCATTGCCACCACGATCAGCGTGGCAACGGTGAGCCAGAGCGCCGCAAGAATGACCATGCCCGCGACGATGCGATGGGCGCCGAAGAACACCGGCGTCCATAACGTGTTGAGGGCGATTTGAGCAGCCCACAAGGCCAACGCGGTTTGGCTGTCGGGGAGCAACGTCAGTCGATAACCGGCCCAGGCCAGCAACAGAT
It contains:
- a CDS encoding TspO/MBR family protein, which gives rise to MTFYIFLIACAAAASTGVIFKPGSWYESLQKPRFTPPNWAFPVVWTIIYLLLAWAGYRLTLLPDSQTALALWAAQIALNTLWTPVFFGAHRIVAGMVILAALWLTVATLIVVAMPVDLITGLILFPYLIWLSVAASLNFSILRHNR